A genomic stretch from Xiphophorus maculatus strain JP 163 A chromosome 14, X_maculatus-5.0-male, whole genome shotgun sequence includes:
- the LOC111611123 gene encoding obscurin-like isoform X3, which produces MQHDLLWMGFLFFNMPSCGHTEGTPTLTADKTILPAGGSVTLTCTVDNSGHDIHWYRHDSELSAGQIMENTRDRFLKLSKGGLYSCRGGKRGNGNVISYTSYSNKVTIEETLPFKVTVTLDHNWPRIYGGETVTIRCEIQGGGQSNWTYECRKNQTIEKTGTSSEYRIIKAKQSDSGEYSCRGRRDRFSSTEWSDAVSLTVYEFVPVLSVSPSWLSPGASVTLSCEVEEPSARWRFFWYKAVPAPPVSPYNFKLLLPISINGTIDNSHIVHGQTSTAGYVCEARRGEQVVKSKPKFVWSAGNSTAWRLMRVTETGQHSRLNSSNWVTGQESIINNWSDGGIFWCETGLGEFSNAVNITLQTDDYHDGVILVSPVHPVTEGDPVTLSCRDKKQNLLSNVFFYHNNKLINNDGREELKISAVSKSDEGFYKCQHSGKESPRSWMSVRVFLANVPSPVGSSSNVLLIIGPCSGILLIVLLFLCYYIRSKAPEEPGEVTYAQIEVKNFGNKRRPPKTEECAVYSEVKRGAADLIPVYADINHQNESKKRRKGEQRSAVFDVIYSEIKSVSILDNNATKQDVGCSE; this is translated from the exons TTTTCAATATGCCTTCCTGTGGACATACTGAAG gGACACCTACACTGACTGCAGATAAAACTATtctaccagcagggggcagtgtaACTCTGACCTGCACTGTTGATAATTCAGGTCACGACATTCACTGGTACAGACATGATTCTGAGTTGTCTGCAGGTCAGATTATGGAAAATACAAGAGACAGATTCCTCAAGCTCTCAAAAGGAGGTCTGTacagctgcagaggaggaaaacGAGGAAATGGAAATGTAATTTCCTACACAAGTTACAGCAACAAGGTCACTATTGAGGAAACCC TTCCTTTTAAAGTCACTGTGACTTTGGACCATAATTGGCCTCGGATTTACGGAGGAGAGACGGTCACTATCAGATGTGAAATCCAGGGAGGTGGACAAAGTAACTGGACCTATGAATGCagaaaaaatcaaacaattgaGAAGACAGGAACTTCAAGTGAATACAGGATCATCAAAGCTAAACAGTCTGACAGTGGAGAGtacagctgcagaggaagaagagacAGGTTTTCCTCTACAGAGTGGAGTGATGCTGTCTCATTAACTGTAT ATGAGTTTGTCCCTGTCCTCTCTGTGTCTCCATCATGGCTGAGTCCTGGAGCCTCAGTGACTCTGAGCTGTGAGGTTGAAGAACCGTCTGCCAGATGGAGGTTCTTCTGGTATAAAGCTGTTCCTGCACCACCAGTCAGTCCCTACAACtttaagctgctgctgcctaTTAGCATCAATGGGACTATAGACAATTCCCATATTGTTCATGGACAGACAAGTACTGCAGGATACGTGTGTGAAGCAAGACGAGGGGAACAAGTTGTGAAAAGCAAACCGAAGTTTGTGTGGTCTGCAG GAAACTCTACTGCCTGGAGACTGATGAGGGTTACAGAAACGGGCCAGCATTCACGTTTGAACTCCTCCAACTGGGTAACAGGACAGGAATCCATAATCAATAACTGGTCTGATGGTGGAATATTCTGGTGTGAGACTGGTTTGGGAGAATTCAGCAATGCAGTTAACATCACTTTACAGA cagatgaTTATCATGATGGTGTTATCCTGGTGAGCCCTGTTCATCCTGTGACTGAAGGAGATCCTgttactctgagctgcagagataaaaaacaaaatcttctctccaatgtgtttttctatcatAATAATAAACTCATCAATAATGACGGCAGAGAGGAGCTGAAGATCTCTGCAGTGTCAAAGTCAGATGAAGGTTTCTACAAATGTCAACATTCAGGAAAAGAGTCACCAAGGAGCTGGATGTCTGTTAGAG TGTTTCTTGCAAATGTTCCCTCTCCTGTCGGCTCTTCATCTAATGTGCTGCTGATCATTGGACCATGTAGTGGAATCCTTCTcattgttctgctgtttttgtgttattacaTACGGTCCAAAG CTCCTGAAGAGCCCGGGGAAGTTACCTATGCTCAGATTGAAGTAAAAAACTTTGGAAATAAGA GAAGACCTCCGAAAACAGAAGAGTGCGCAGTTTACTCTGAAGTTAAAAGAGGAGCTGCAG atttgATTCCAGTCTATGCTGACATCAACCATCAGAACGAATccaagaaaaggagaaaag GAGAGCAGAGGTCTGCAGTCTTTGATGTAATTTATTCTGAAATCAAATCCGTCTCCATCCTGGATAACAATGCTACCAAGCAGGATGTAGGGTGCTCTGAATAA
- the LOC111611123 gene encoding Fc receptor-like protein 5 isoform X4: protein MQHDLLWMGFLFFNMPSCGHTEVPFKVTVTLDHNWPRIYGGETVTIRCEIQGGGQSNWTYECRKNQTIEKTGTSSEYRIIKAKQSDSGEYSCRGRRDRFSSTEWSDAVSLTVYEFVPVLSVSPSWLSPGASVTLSCEVEEPSARWRFFWYKAVPAPPVSPYNFKLLLPISINGTIDNSHIVHGQTSTAGYVCEARRGEQVVKSKPKFVWSADFQPGPSLKVNPERVQHFSSDSVSFHCEGNSTAWRLMRVTETGQHSRLNSSNWVTGQESIINNWSDGGIFWCETGLGEFSNAVNITLQTDDYHDGVILVSPVHPVTEGDPVTLSCRDKKQNLLSNVFFYHNNKLINNDGREELKISAVSKSDEGFYKCQHSGKESPRSWMSVRVFLANVPSPVGSSSNVLLIIGPCSGILLIVLLFLCYYIRSKAPEEPGEVTYAQIEVKNFGNKRRPPKTEECAVYSEVKRGAADLIPVYADINHQNESKKRRKGEQRSAVFDVIYSEIKSVSILDNNATKQDVGCSE from the exons TTTTCAATATGCCTTCCTGTGGACATACTGAAG TTCCTTTTAAAGTCACTGTGACTTTGGACCATAATTGGCCTCGGATTTACGGAGGAGAGACGGTCACTATCAGATGTGAAATCCAGGGAGGTGGACAAAGTAACTGGACCTATGAATGCagaaaaaatcaaacaattgaGAAGACAGGAACTTCAAGTGAATACAGGATCATCAAAGCTAAACAGTCTGACAGTGGAGAGtacagctgcagaggaagaagagacAGGTTTTCCTCTACAGAGTGGAGTGATGCTGTCTCATTAACTGTAT ATGAGTTTGTCCCTGTCCTCTCTGTGTCTCCATCATGGCTGAGTCCTGGAGCCTCAGTGACTCTGAGCTGTGAGGTTGAAGAACCGTCTGCCAGATGGAGGTTCTTCTGGTATAAAGCTGTTCCTGCACCACCAGTCAGTCCCTACAACtttaagctgctgctgcctaTTAGCATCAATGGGACTATAGACAATTCCCATATTGTTCATGGACAGACAAGTACTGCAGGATACGTGTGTGAAGCAAGACGAGGGGAACAAGTTGTGAAAAGCAAACCGAAGTTTGTGTGGTCTGCAG attttcaaCCCGGACCCTCTCTCAAAGTAAATCCTGAGAGAGTTCAACACTTCAGCTCTGATTCGGTCTCTTTCCACTGTGAAGGAAACTCTACTGCCTGGAGACTGATGAGGGTTACAGAAACGGGCCAGCATTCACGTTTGAACTCCTCCAACTGGGTAACAGGACAGGAATCCATAATCAATAACTGGTCTGATGGTGGAATATTCTGGTGTGAGACTGGTTTGGGAGAATTCAGCAATGCAGTTAACATCACTTTACAGA cagatgaTTATCATGATGGTGTTATCCTGGTGAGCCCTGTTCATCCTGTGACTGAAGGAGATCCTgttactctgagctgcagagataaaaaacaaaatcttctctccaatgtgtttttctatcatAATAATAAACTCATCAATAATGACGGCAGAGAGGAGCTGAAGATCTCTGCAGTGTCAAAGTCAGATGAAGGTTTCTACAAATGTCAACATTCAGGAAAAGAGTCACCAAGGAGCTGGATGTCTGTTAGAG TGTTTCTTGCAAATGTTCCCTCTCCTGTCGGCTCTTCATCTAATGTGCTGCTGATCATTGGACCATGTAGTGGAATCCTTCTcattgttctgctgtttttgtgttattacaTACGGTCCAAAG CTCCTGAAGAGCCCGGGGAAGTTACCTATGCTCAGATTGAAGTAAAAAACTTTGGAAATAAGA GAAGACCTCCGAAAACAGAAGAGTGCGCAGTTTACTCTGAAGTTAAAAGAGGAGCTGCAG atttgATTCCAGTCTATGCTGACATCAACCATCAGAACGAATccaagaaaaggagaaaag GAGAGCAGAGGTCTGCAGTCTTTGATGTAATTTATTCTGAAATCAAATCCGTCTCCATCCTGGATAACAATGCTACCAAGCAGGATGTAGGGTGCTCTGAATAA
- the LOC111611123 gene encoding obscurin-like isoform X2, translating to MQHDLLWMGFLFFNMPSCGHTEGTPTLTADKTILPAGGSVTLTCTVDNSGHDIHWYRHDSELSAGQIMENTRDRFLKLSKGGLYSCRGGKRGNGNVISYTSYSNKVTIEETLPFKVTVTLDHNWPRIYGGETVTIRCEIQGGGQSNWTYECRKNQTIEKTGTSSEYRIIKAKQSDSGEYSCRGRRDRFSSTEWSDAVSLTVYEFVPVLSVSPSWLSPGASVTLSCEVEEPSARWRFFWYKAVPAPPVSPYNFKLLLPISINGTIDNSHIVHGQTSTAGYVCEARRGEQVVKSKPKFVWSADFQPGPSLKVNPERVQHFSSDSVSFHCEGNSTAWRLMRVTETGQHSRLNSSNWVTGQESIINNWSDGGIFWCETGLGEFSNAVNITLQNDYHDGVILVSPVHPVTEGDPVTLSCRDKKQNLLSNVFFYHNNKLINNDGREELKISAVSKSDEGFYKCQHSGKESPRSWMSVRVFLANVPSPVGSSSNVLLIIGPCSGILLIVLLFLCYYIRSKAPEEPGEVTYAQIEVKNFGNKRRPPKTEECAVYSEVKRGAADLIPVYADINHQNESKKRRKGEQRSAVFDVIYSEIKSVSILDNNATKQDVGCSE from the exons TTTTCAATATGCCTTCCTGTGGACATACTGAAG gGACACCTACACTGACTGCAGATAAAACTATtctaccagcagggggcagtgtaACTCTGACCTGCACTGTTGATAATTCAGGTCACGACATTCACTGGTACAGACATGATTCTGAGTTGTCTGCAGGTCAGATTATGGAAAATACAAGAGACAGATTCCTCAAGCTCTCAAAAGGAGGTCTGTacagctgcagaggaggaaaacGAGGAAATGGAAATGTAATTTCCTACACAAGTTACAGCAACAAGGTCACTATTGAGGAAACCC TTCCTTTTAAAGTCACTGTGACTTTGGACCATAATTGGCCTCGGATTTACGGAGGAGAGACGGTCACTATCAGATGTGAAATCCAGGGAGGTGGACAAAGTAACTGGACCTATGAATGCagaaaaaatcaaacaattgaGAAGACAGGAACTTCAAGTGAATACAGGATCATCAAAGCTAAACAGTCTGACAGTGGAGAGtacagctgcagaggaagaagagacAGGTTTTCCTCTACAGAGTGGAGTGATGCTGTCTCATTAACTGTAT ATGAGTTTGTCCCTGTCCTCTCTGTGTCTCCATCATGGCTGAGTCCTGGAGCCTCAGTGACTCTGAGCTGTGAGGTTGAAGAACCGTCTGCCAGATGGAGGTTCTTCTGGTATAAAGCTGTTCCTGCACCACCAGTCAGTCCCTACAACtttaagctgctgctgcctaTTAGCATCAATGGGACTATAGACAATTCCCATATTGTTCATGGACAGACAAGTACTGCAGGATACGTGTGTGAAGCAAGACGAGGGGAACAAGTTGTGAAAAGCAAACCGAAGTTTGTGTGGTCTGCAG attttcaaCCCGGACCCTCTCTCAAAGTAAATCCTGAGAGAGTTCAACACTTCAGCTCTGATTCGGTCTCTTTCCACTGTGAAGGAAACTCTACTGCCTGGAGACTGATGAGGGTTACAGAAACGGGCCAGCATTCACGTTTGAACTCCTCCAACTGGGTAACAGGACAGGAATCCATAATCAATAACTGGTCTGATGGTGGAATATTCTGGTGTGAGACTGGTTTGGGAGAATTCAGCAATGCAGTTAACATCACTTTACAGA atgaTTATCATGATGGTGTTATCCTGGTGAGCCCTGTTCATCCTGTGACTGAAGGAGATCCTgttactctgagctgcagagataaaaaacaaaatcttctctccaatgtgtttttctatcatAATAATAAACTCATCAATAATGACGGCAGAGAGGAGCTGAAGATCTCTGCAGTGTCAAAGTCAGATGAAGGTTTCTACAAATGTCAACATTCAGGAAAAGAGTCACCAAGGAGCTGGATGTCTGTTAGAG TGTTTCTTGCAAATGTTCCCTCTCCTGTCGGCTCTTCATCTAATGTGCTGCTGATCATTGGACCATGTAGTGGAATCCTTCTcattgttctgctgtttttgtgttattacaTACGGTCCAAAG CTCCTGAAGAGCCCGGGGAAGTTACCTATGCTCAGATTGAAGTAAAAAACTTTGGAAATAAGA GAAGACCTCCGAAAACAGAAGAGTGCGCAGTTTACTCTGAAGTTAAAAGAGGAGCTGCAG atttgATTCCAGTCTATGCTGACATCAACCATCAGAACGAATccaagaaaaggagaaaag GAGAGCAGAGGTCTGCAGTCTTTGATGTAATTTATTCTGAAATCAAATCCGTCTCCATCCTGGATAACAATGCTACCAAGCAGGATGTAGGGTGCTCTGAATAA
- the LOC111611123 gene encoding obscurin-like isoform X1 yields MQHDLLWMGFLFFNMPSCGHTEGTPTLTADKTILPAGGSVTLTCTVDNSGHDIHWYRHDSELSAGQIMENTRDRFLKLSKGGLYSCRGGKRGNGNVISYTSYSNKVTIEETLPFKVTVTLDHNWPRIYGGETVTIRCEIQGGGQSNWTYECRKNQTIEKTGTSSEYRIIKAKQSDSGEYSCRGRRDRFSSTEWSDAVSLTVYEFVPVLSVSPSWLSPGASVTLSCEVEEPSARWRFFWYKAVPAPPVSPYNFKLLLPISINGTIDNSHIVHGQTSTAGYVCEARRGEQVVKSKPKFVWSADFQPGPSLKVNPERVQHFSSDSVSFHCEGNSTAWRLMRVTETGQHSRLNSSNWVTGQESIINNWSDGGIFWCETGLGEFSNAVNITLQTDDYHDGVILVSPVHPVTEGDPVTLSCRDKKQNLLSNVFFYHNNKLINNDGREELKISAVSKSDEGFYKCQHSGKESPRSWMSVRVFLANVPSPVGSSSNVLLIIGPCSGILLIVLLFLCYYIRSKAPEEPGEVTYAQIEVKNFGNKRRPPKTEECAVYSEVKRGAADLIPVYADINHQNESKKRRKGEQRSAVFDVIYSEIKSVSILDNNATKQDVGCSE; encoded by the exons TTTTCAATATGCCTTCCTGTGGACATACTGAAG gGACACCTACACTGACTGCAGATAAAACTATtctaccagcagggggcagtgtaACTCTGACCTGCACTGTTGATAATTCAGGTCACGACATTCACTGGTACAGACATGATTCTGAGTTGTCTGCAGGTCAGATTATGGAAAATACAAGAGACAGATTCCTCAAGCTCTCAAAAGGAGGTCTGTacagctgcagaggaggaaaacGAGGAAATGGAAATGTAATTTCCTACACAAGTTACAGCAACAAGGTCACTATTGAGGAAACCC TTCCTTTTAAAGTCACTGTGACTTTGGACCATAATTGGCCTCGGATTTACGGAGGAGAGACGGTCACTATCAGATGTGAAATCCAGGGAGGTGGACAAAGTAACTGGACCTATGAATGCagaaaaaatcaaacaattgaGAAGACAGGAACTTCAAGTGAATACAGGATCATCAAAGCTAAACAGTCTGACAGTGGAGAGtacagctgcagaggaagaagagacAGGTTTTCCTCTACAGAGTGGAGTGATGCTGTCTCATTAACTGTAT ATGAGTTTGTCCCTGTCCTCTCTGTGTCTCCATCATGGCTGAGTCCTGGAGCCTCAGTGACTCTGAGCTGTGAGGTTGAAGAACCGTCTGCCAGATGGAGGTTCTTCTGGTATAAAGCTGTTCCTGCACCACCAGTCAGTCCCTACAACtttaagctgctgctgcctaTTAGCATCAATGGGACTATAGACAATTCCCATATTGTTCATGGACAGACAAGTACTGCAGGATACGTGTGTGAAGCAAGACGAGGGGAACAAGTTGTGAAAAGCAAACCGAAGTTTGTGTGGTCTGCAG attttcaaCCCGGACCCTCTCTCAAAGTAAATCCTGAGAGAGTTCAACACTTCAGCTCTGATTCGGTCTCTTTCCACTGTGAAGGAAACTCTACTGCCTGGAGACTGATGAGGGTTACAGAAACGGGCCAGCATTCACGTTTGAACTCCTCCAACTGGGTAACAGGACAGGAATCCATAATCAATAACTGGTCTGATGGTGGAATATTCTGGTGTGAGACTGGTTTGGGAGAATTCAGCAATGCAGTTAACATCACTTTACAGA cagatgaTTATCATGATGGTGTTATCCTGGTGAGCCCTGTTCATCCTGTGACTGAAGGAGATCCTgttactctgagctgcagagataaaaaacaaaatcttctctccaatgtgtttttctatcatAATAATAAACTCATCAATAATGACGGCAGAGAGGAGCTGAAGATCTCTGCAGTGTCAAAGTCAGATGAAGGTTTCTACAAATGTCAACATTCAGGAAAAGAGTCACCAAGGAGCTGGATGTCTGTTAGAG TGTTTCTTGCAAATGTTCCCTCTCCTGTCGGCTCTTCATCTAATGTGCTGCTGATCATTGGACCATGTAGTGGAATCCTTCTcattgttctgctgtttttgtgttattacaTACGGTCCAAAG CTCCTGAAGAGCCCGGGGAAGTTACCTATGCTCAGATTGAAGTAAAAAACTTTGGAAATAAGA GAAGACCTCCGAAAACAGAAGAGTGCGCAGTTTACTCTGAAGTTAAAAGAGGAGCTGCAG atttgATTCCAGTCTATGCTGACATCAACCATCAGAACGAATccaagaaaaggagaaaag GAGAGCAGAGGTCTGCAGTCTTTGATGTAATTTATTCTGAAATCAAATCCGTCTCCATCCTGGATAACAATGCTACCAAGCAGGATGTAGGGTGCTCTGAATAA